One Methylobacterium oryzae DNA window includes the following coding sequences:
- a CDS encoding FtsB family cell division protein, giving the protein MVVRRRVRMVVLPLGLWTLSALVVGYFVWQAESGNRGLEAKKALKIRAYGLSQELAAVKAERAVWEHRVNLLKSDQIDRDLLEERARIVLGRVHANDVVIITP; this is encoded by the coding sequence ATGGTCGTGCGCCGCCGAGTCAGAATGGTCGTGTTGCCGCTGGGTCTCTGGACCCTGTCGGCGCTCGTGGTCGGCTATTTCGTGTGGCAGGCCGAGAGTGGCAACCGTGGCCTCGAGGCCAAGAAGGCCCTGAAGATCCGCGCCTACGGCCTCAGCCAGGAACTCGCCGCCGTGAAGGCCGAGCGCGCCGTCTGGGAGCACCGGGTGAACCTGCTCAAGAGCGACCAGATCGACCGCGACCTCTTGGAGGAGCGCGCCCGGATCGTCCTGGGCCGGGTCCACGCCAACGACGTGGTCATCATCACGCCCTGA